One window of uncultured Trichococcus sp. genomic DNA carries:
- a CDS encoding F0F1 ATP synthase subunit epsilon — protein sequence MRIRIILPSKTLLDQEADKITAPGTEGSFQLLPKHIDFVSSLSPGILSVFFEEQIIYYAINQGILVKQGDVVSVACLQAIRGTTLETLGDTVDASFRSQDEDERRMNEVLTKLEADTIRLFLELD from the coding sequence ATGAGGATCAGGATCATTCTCCCCAGCAAAACACTATTGGACCAAGAGGCGGATAAGATAACAGCCCCGGGTACGGAAGGCTCATTCCAATTGTTGCCCAAGCATATCGACTTTGTTTCCAGTCTGAGTCCAGGGATCCTGAGCGTCTTTTTTGAAGAACAGATCATTTATTACGCAATCAATCAAGGGATTTTGGTCAAACAAGGAGATGTCGTGTCCGTGGCTTGCCTGCAGGCCATCAGGGGTACGACGCTGGAGACATTGGGGGATACCGTCGATGCCAGTTTCAGGTCACAGGATGAGGATGAAAGAAGAATGAACGAAGTGCTCACTAAGTTGGAAGCGGATACGATAAGGCTGTTTTTGGAATTGGACTGA
- a CDS encoding asparaginase, which translates to MEKKKILMIGTGGTIASKITPNGLDPQLTSEEILAFIPGISEICEVDTLQICNIDSTNIAPDIWVLMTDTIREKYEEYDGFVVTHGTDTMAYTAAALSYMIQDSPKPIIITGAQKPINMEITDSKTNLFDSFLYAASDSASGVQIVFNGKVILGTRARKTHSKSFQAFSSINYPYLAIIQDGRVISYITKEKAPAPRFYDSLDAKVALFKLTPGVDSEILAYMLERNDAIIIESYGVGGIPSAPEYGYFEVINHWIGKGKTVVMTTQVPNEGSDMEIYKVGHELKSRVNILEAYDMITEAVVCKLMWILGQTQDPDLIKELFYTTISNDILY; encoded by the coding sequence ATGGAAAAGAAAAAGATATTGATGATCGGAACGGGTGGAACGATCGCCTCCAAAATAACGCCGAACGGTCTCGATCCCCAACTGACATCTGAAGAGATACTGGCTTTTATCCCCGGCATCTCAGAAATATGCGAAGTCGATACCCTGCAAATCTGCAATATCGACAGCACCAACATCGCGCCCGATATCTGGGTGCTGATGACGGACACCATCAGGGAAAAGTATGAAGAATATGACGGGTTTGTCGTCACCCACGGAACCGACACAATGGCTTATACGGCTGCCGCGCTTTCCTATATGATCCAGGATTCCCCCAAACCGATCATCATTACCGGTGCCCAAAAACCGATCAATATGGAAATCACCGATTCGAAGACGAATCTCTTCGACAGTTTCCTGTATGCGGCGTCCGATTCCGCCAGCGGTGTCCAGATCGTCTTCAACGGGAAGGTCATCCTCGGGACACGGGCAAGGAAGACGCATTCCAAAAGCTTCCAGGCTTTTTCCAGCATCAATTACCCTTATTTGGCGATCATCCAGGACGGACGCGTGATTTCCTACATCACAAAAGAAAAAGCGCCAGCACCGCGTTTCTATGACAGTCTGGATGCGAAAGTAGCTTTGTTCAAGCTGACGCCGGGAGTGGATTCGGAAATCCTTGCTTACATGCTTGAGCGGAACGATGCCATCATCATCGAAAGCTACGGAGTGGGCGGCATTCCTTCGGCGCCCGAGTACGGATATTTCGAGGTCATCAACCACTGGATCGGAAAAGGCAAGACGGTTGTCATGACGACGCAGGTGCCGAACGAAGGCAGCGATATGGAAATCTACAAAGTCGGCCACGAACTGAAGTCCCGAGTCAATATTTTGGAAGCCTACGACATGATCACGGAAGCGGTCGTATGCAAACTGATGTGGATCCTGGGCCAGACGCAGGATCCGGACCTGATCAAGGAACTGTTCTACACGACGATCAGCAATGATATCCTGTATTAA
- a CDS encoding F0F1 ATP synthase subunit A, translating into MSIDPSDIVYFEWHFVRITATLVYTWITLAILLVIAFLVRMSIQKKGELSKIQNASEALLMLINKQIKEISQQDSSRYLPFVGTMFIFIFAANILSIIPGFISPTGSLNTTIALALCVFLAIPAYGIASRGVRDYLKEYAKPSVLMLPFNIIGEFSRVISLAVRLYGNVMSSSIIVAILLGVIPLFFPAVMQLLGLLTGTIQAYIFSILAIVYIAAATQGK; encoded by the coding sequence ATGTCAATCGATCCAAGTGATATCGTTTATTTTGAATGGCATTTCGTAAGGATCACAGCGACATTGGTCTACACATGGATAACGTTAGCGATTCTGCTCGTAATTGCATTCCTTGTCAGAATGAGCATTCAGAAGAAAGGCGAACTGTCCAAGATTCAAAACGCTTCAGAAGCTTTGTTGATGTTGATCAATAAACAGATAAAGGAAATCAGCCAACAAGATTCCAGCCGCTATCTTCCTTTTGTCGGAACCATGTTCATCTTTATATTTGCTGCCAATATTCTATCGATCATACCTGGGTTCATCTCGCCGACGGGTTCTTTGAACACAACCATTGCCTTGGCGTTATGTGTTTTTTTGGCCATTCCTGCTTATGGGATAGCCAGCCGTGGAGTGAGGGACTACTTGAAGGAATATGCCAAACCATCTGTGCTTATGCTTCCGTTCAACATAATCGGTGAATTTTCCCGCGTTATTTCATTGGCTGTCCGCCTCTACGGAAATGTGATGAGTTCGAGCATCATCGTCGCAATTTTGTTGGGGGTCATCCCGTTATTTTTCCCCGCGGTCATGCAACTTCTGGGATTGTTGACCGGCACCATCCAAGCCTACATCTTTTCCATTTTGGCCATTGTCTATATCGCTGCTGCGACACAAGGGAAATAG
- a CDS encoding AtpZ/AtpI family protein, protein MAERDPSPEKELIDKVKADSEKKLKMQKEGKDILFGLGTFGVVGWSIAVPVLIGIALGIYLDDTYDPEFSWTLTLLFTGVIIGCINAWLWIKKKSMGE, encoded by the coding sequence ATGGCAGAGAGAGACCCATCTCCAGAAAAAGAACTGATCGACAAAGTGAAGGCAGATTCCGAAAAGAAGCTGAAAATGCAGAAAGAAGGGAAGGACATCCTTTTCGGTCTGGGCACTTTCGGTGTGGTGGGATGGTCGATCGCCGTCCCTGTATTGATCGGCATTGCGCTAGGAATCTACTTGGATGATACCTACGATCCGGAATTTTCCTGGACGCTGACGCTTTTGTTTACGGGAGTGATTATCGGCTGCATAAATGCTTGGTTATGGATCAAGAAAAAAAGTATGGGGGAATAG
- a CDS encoding F0F1 ATP synthase subunit C, producing MDSITIIGAISIIMSGFTIAIGSIGPAIGEANAVVQALKSIAQQPDEYNTISRTLFVGLAMIESTAIYCFVLAMILLYANPFWNALVG from the coding sequence ATGGACTCCATAACAATCATAGGCGCCATTTCGATCATCATGTCGGGCTTCACCATAGCGATCGGCTCCATCGGTCCGGCAATCGGTGAAGCAAACGCCGTAGTCCAAGCCTTAAAATCGATAGCACAGCAACCGGATGAATACAACACCATCTCGAGGACGCTTTTCGTAGGGCTGGCCATGATCGAATCCACAGCCATCTACTGCTTTGTCCTAGCGATGATTTTGTTGTACGCGAACCCTTTCTGGAACGCATTGGTAGGGTGA
- a CDS encoding FoF1 ATP synthase subunit gamma — MTNLKSLKKSIASTESLQSIVTTMKAHASTQIHQFERAAQASVSYRRVLDTALSILLADEEKKTANATNGDRTIHIIFGSDHGLAGNFNERMSFFSSHHIPKDAHHDILVVGQQVYDRLITDYTIKDRFSVPQTEDGIVPIVQRLLFKIDQLRDEAPVGKILLYYCKPLENAVLQEEIEVLFPLDLEELAKNHDGWEPKRIAIYLMDKERLLSNLLQQYFFLTLYRAFCYSLVSENTSRINSMNSAEKNIEERLNEFNFLYRMKRQTSITEEINDLLSGFRSLKKSKKNFPEE; from the coding sequence ATGACCAATCTAAAATCTTTAAAGAAAAGCATCGCTTCCACTGAGAGTCTGCAATCGATCGTAACGACCATGAAGGCGCACGCTTCGACCCAAATCCACCAGTTTGAACGCGCGGCGCAAGCATCCGTAAGCTACCGGCGCGTTTTGGACACGGCCCTCTCGATTCTGTTGGCAGATGAAGAGAAGAAGACCGCGAACGCCACGAACGGGGACCGGACAATCCATATCATCTTCGGTTCTGATCATGGTTTGGCCGGCAATTTCAATGAACGGATGAGTTTCTTCTCCTCACACCACATACCTAAGGATGCGCACCACGATATTCTCGTTGTAGGGCAACAGGTTTATGACAGGTTGATAACGGATTATACAATCAAAGACAGATTTTCCGTCCCGCAAACCGAGGATGGGATTGTTCCTATCGTACAAAGGCTTTTGTTCAAGATAGATCAACTGAGGGATGAGGCTCCTGTGGGGAAAATTTTATTATATTACTGCAAACCTTTGGAGAACGCGGTGCTTCAAGAAGAAATTGAAGTGCTTTTTCCATTGGATCTGGAAGAATTAGCCAAAAACCACGACGGATGGGAACCGAAAAGAATAGCCATCTATCTCATGGATAAGGAGAGGCTCCTATCGAATCTGTTGCAGCAATATTTTTTCCTGACGCTCTATCGGGCTTTTTGTTATTCACTCGTATCCGAAAATACAAGCCGAATCAATTCCATGAACTCTGCGGAAAAAAATATCGAAGAACGCCTGAACGAGTTCAATTTCTTGTACCGCATGAAACGGCAGACCAGCATCACTGAAGAAATCAACGATCTGCTTTCCGGTTTCCGGTCTTTGAAGAAATCAAAAAAGAATTTTCCTGAAGAATGA
- the atpD gene encoding F0F1 ATP synthase subunit beta has protein sequence MDDMNLGYVKAIRGSVIEAVFKQKLPAINNMLIAGDNGEMIFEVSSYIDQQTVRAVALTFTAGIARKAVITDTGLSIQVPVGKETLGKMFDVFGNQLDESPPLKNITRRSIHQRPLPFSRRSSSDELFLTGIKAIDVMIPLGKGEKAGLFGGAGVGKSVLITELINNTASNAGGYSIFCGIGERSREAEELYREIKDAGVLEKTVLIFAQMNEPPGARFRVGHAALTMAEYLRDTEKTDILLLIDNIFRFIQAGSEVSGLIGKMPSRVGYQPTLASELSELEERISNTSAGSITSVQAVYVPADDFTDPSATHTFSHLSASVVLSRKKASEGFFPAIDPLSSSSKLLNKNIVGERHYRIAKEIRRNLSVYEELKDIIAMLGIEELSKNDRETVYRARRLERYLTQPFFTTEHFTGIEGKFVALEDALDGFERILNDEYTGHKEGHLYMIGNISEADERKREEEK, from the coding sequence ATGGATGATATGAATTTGGGCTATGTAAAAGCCATCCGCGGCAGTGTTATCGAAGCGGTATTCAAACAGAAGTTGCCGGCCATAAACAATATGCTGATCGCCGGTGACAACGGGGAAATGATTTTCGAAGTAAGTTCCTACATCGATCAGCAGACTGTCAGAGCCGTTGCCCTTACGTTCACCGCCGGAATAGCCAGAAAGGCCGTCATAACGGATACCGGTTTGTCGATCCAAGTTCCTGTAGGGAAAGAGACACTGGGAAAGATGTTTGATGTGTTCGGTAATCAGCTGGATGAAAGTCCACCCTTAAAAAACATCACCCGGAGATCGATACACCAAAGACCGCTTCCCTTTTCCCGGAGAAGCTCCAGCGATGAGCTCTTCCTGACGGGCATCAAAGCGATAGATGTGATGATTCCGCTTGGCAAGGGAGAAAAAGCCGGACTATTCGGTGGTGCTGGAGTAGGGAAGTCAGTGCTCATAACGGAGCTCATCAACAATACGGCAAGCAATGCCGGTGGATACAGCATCTTCTGCGGTATCGGGGAACGTTCCAGGGAAGCAGAAGAGTTATACCGCGAGATTAAGGATGCAGGCGTATTGGAAAAAACCGTGTTGATCTTCGCACAGATGAACGAACCTCCGGGGGCACGGTTCCGAGTCGGGCATGCGGCGCTTACGATGGCTGAATATTTAAGGGACACCGAGAAGACGGATATTCTGTTGTTGATCGATAATATTTTCCGGTTCATACAGGCAGGTTCCGAAGTTTCTGGATTGATCGGCAAGATGCCTTCACGGGTAGGCTATCAACCTACTTTGGCAAGTGAGCTCTCGGAACTTGAGGAGCGGATATCGAATACGAGCGCAGGGTCCATCACTTCGGTCCAGGCGGTGTATGTTCCCGCCGATGACTTTACGGATCCATCGGCAACGCACACATTCTCCCACCTCTCGGCTTCGGTGGTGTTATCGAGGAAAAAGGCAAGCGAAGGCTTTTTTCCGGCCATCGATCCCCTGAGCTCGTCATCCAAATTGCTGAATAAGAACATTGTAGGCGAAAGGCATTATCGGATCGCTAAAGAAATCAGAAGGAACCTGTCCGTCTATGAAGAACTGAAGGACATCATTGCCATGCTCGGCATCGAGGAACTTTCCAAAAATGATCGCGAGACTGTATACAGGGCACGGCGGCTGGAACGCTATTTGACCCAACCTTTCTTCACGACCGAACATTTCACAGGAATCGAAGGCAAATTTGTGGCGCTTGAGGATGCTCTGGATGGATTCGAGCGCATACTGAATGATGAGTATACGGGCCATAAGGAAGGCCATTTGTACATGATCGGCAACATCAGCGAAGCGGATGAAAGAAAGAGGGAGGAAGAGAAATGA
- a CDS encoding alternate F1F0 ATPase, F1 subunit alpha: protein MLEDLLIQFEKLLKEALERPLGDEDIEESGVVVSLDRGIAIVNGLSGVKNQELIRFPGDVMGMVYNLDPDDIGVILLGGYEHIKAGDAVSRTDRVVAIPVSEDFLGRVVNPLGEVLDGRGAVESNQWFPVEREAPPIMHRAPITEPLQTGIKVVDAAVPIGKGQRELILGDRQTGKTAIAIDAIINQKGKDVICIYCSIGQQISSVTKVMNALKNHDALSHTILMVAGSEDPPGLAYIAPYAATSLGEYFMGKGKDVLIVYDDLTKHARSYRELSLLLERPPGREAYPGDIFYIHSRLLERATHLKKEYGGGSITALPIIETQAENLSAYIPTNLISITDGQIYVSPKIFQMGNLPAVNIGASVSRVGGKTQLPAYRQVTSALKLTYSQFEELEIFASFSARLDDATKLTLERGYRIRKILNQPQYSPMDVMEQIGVFLAVVNGALDFLPLEKMEEAEEVIRMLVQEDESFRKSIAKGEKIEDARREEFLNRVVEKIRKELETNG, encoded by the coding sequence ATGTTGGAAGATCTTTTGATCCAATTCGAAAAGTTGTTGAAGGAAGCGCTGGAACGCCCTTTGGGGGATGAGGACATCGAGGAGAGTGGGGTCGTTGTTTCGCTTGATCGAGGCATCGCAATCGTAAACGGTCTGAGCGGAGTGAAGAACCAGGAATTGATCCGTTTTCCCGGCGATGTGATGGGGATGGTCTACAATCTCGATCCGGATGATATCGGCGTTATCCTTTTGGGCGGATATGAACATATAAAAGCCGGGGATGCAGTCAGCAGGACTGACCGAGTAGTCGCCATCCCCGTGTCTGAAGATTTTCTTGGGAGAGTCGTCAATCCTTTGGGAGAAGTTCTGGATGGGAGAGGGGCCGTTGAATCGAATCAATGGTTCCCTGTCGAAAGAGAAGCTCCTCCAATCATGCATCGCGCCCCCATCACGGAACCTTTGCAGACGGGTATCAAAGTAGTCGATGCAGCGGTGCCGATCGGCAAGGGCCAAAGGGAATTGATACTCGGGGATCGTCAGACCGGAAAAACGGCTATCGCAATCGATGCGATCATCAACCAAAAGGGTAAGGATGTCATCTGCATCTACTGTTCGATCGGTCAACAAATTTCTTCGGTCACGAAAGTGATGAATGCGTTGAAAAATCATGATGCATTGAGCCATACGATCCTGATGGTCGCAGGGTCTGAAGATCCTCCCGGGCTGGCGTATATCGCGCCTTACGCGGCCACAAGTCTTGGGGAATATTTTATGGGAAAAGGCAAGGATGTGCTGATTGTCTATGATGATCTCACCAAACACGCCCGTTCCTATCGGGAACTGTCTTTGTTGTTGGAGCGCCCGCCAGGAAGGGAAGCCTATCCGGGAGATATTTTTTATATCCATTCCAGACTTTTGGAGAGGGCCACTCACCTCAAAAAAGAGTACGGTGGTGGAAGCATCACAGCCCTTCCGATCATTGAAACCCAGGCCGAAAACTTATCTGCGTACATACCTACAAACCTGATTTCCATCACGGATGGGCAAATTTACGTTTCGCCCAAAATTTTCCAGATGGGAAATTTGCCTGCCGTGAATATCGGCGCATCAGTATCGCGCGTGGGAGGAAAAACACAGTTGCCGGCCTATCGGCAAGTGACGAGTGCCTTGAAATTGACGTATTCCCAGTTTGAGGAACTCGAAATATTCGCCAGCTTCAGCGCCAGGTTGGATGATGCCACAAAACTGACACTTGAGAGGGGCTATCGGATCCGGAAAATTTTGAACCAGCCCCAGTATTCTCCGATGGACGTTATGGAACAAATAGGTGTTTTTCTGGCTGTTGTCAACGGGGCACTGGATTTTTTGCCGCTGGAAAAAATGGAGGAAGCTGAAGAAGTCATCCGAATGCTAGTGCAGGAAGACGAAAGTTTCCGCAAAAGCATCGCAAAAGGTGAAAAAATTGAAGACGCCAGGAGAGAGGAGTTTTTGAATAGGGTAGTCGAAAAAATCAGGAAGGAGCTGGAGACAAACGGATGA
- a CDS encoding L,D-transpeptidase family protein: MRRNILFILLGLFIVAGLAPARIAAPAYSLEKGAVIQKSLLELYHPAHINIDGTLAETGKEHVTQRTKSVAALSGVQEIPLSPATASNAELVYTTYVLDSGWQSEVQEGAISGGAALPIEAIQVRLTHLAEAGSVSYRTYRQDSGWSSYATNGGTAGTTGIGEPIEALQFKLTGALAAQYDLYYRVQTSRFGWLDWAVNGETAGTDGFRYPIEGVEIVLMNKEQVFAGKREQRFIKRTEPVLSYGSYLTDSGWQDPVLNPAQSGSPDSSQSLEGLQAKLESQPYPGSVSYRAATSENGWFEWTQDGLEAGLPGTGQRIERIEMQLTDELAAHYDVYYQVHVPGMGWLDWAKNGETAGTQGYDYDISAVQMQLVQKDGQAPGNTAVAFMKYVPKPPPAPVAPAVPTYPTGPDWTVQDGIFRTNAGTNYYVGSSYIIISIAYQRVWAYIGSQRIVDAPVITGRPSMPTPRGLFAIQPYKESPSVLIGEDYESPVQYWIPFLGNAYGLHDASWQTQGFGGDLYLYVGSHGCVNTPYYAVQTLYNTYSIGTPVVVY; the protein is encoded by the coding sequence ATGAGAAGGAACATTTTGTTTATTCTGTTGGGGTTGTTCATTGTTGCCGGATTAGCCCCTGCCCGTATCGCGGCTCCAGCATATTCGTTGGAGAAAGGTGCAGTCATCCAAAAAAGTTTGCTGGAACTTTATCATCCGGCGCACATAAATATAGATGGGACGCTTGCCGAAACCGGCAAGGAGCATGTCACGCAGCGTACAAAAAGCGTTGCTGCCCTTTCGGGGGTGCAGGAAATCCCGTTATCCCCGGCAACAGCCAGCAACGCTGAATTAGTTTATACGACTTATGTTCTGGACAGCGGTTGGCAGTCCGAAGTCCAGGAAGGTGCAATCAGCGGTGGGGCGGCTTTGCCGATCGAAGCCATCCAGGTACGCTTGACCCATTTGGCCGAAGCAGGCAGCGTCTCCTATCGGACCTACAGGCAAGACAGCGGGTGGTCAAGCTATGCTACAAACGGCGGGACGGCCGGAACGACAGGGATCGGCGAACCGATCGAAGCCTTGCAATTCAAGCTGACGGGTGCTTTGGCCGCTCAATACGATCTTTATTACCGGGTCCAAACGAGCCGCTTCGGTTGGCTCGACTGGGCCGTAAACGGTGAAACAGCCGGAACGGACGGTTTCCGCTACCCGATCGAAGGGGTCGAAATCGTTCTGATGAACAAGGAACAGGTTTTTGCAGGCAAGCGTGAACAGCGTTTCATCAAACGCACCGAACCTGTTTTGTCCTACGGCAGCTATCTGACCGATTCGGGCTGGCAGGATCCGGTCCTCAATCCGGCCCAAAGCGGGTCCCCGGATTCCTCGCAATCGTTGGAAGGCTTGCAGGCGAAATTGGAGTCCCAGCCCTATCCGGGATCGGTTTCCTATCGTGCCGCCACAAGTGAAAACGGCTGGTTTGAGTGGACGCAGGACGGATTGGAAGCCGGACTGCCCGGAACAGGCCAACGCATCGAGCGGATCGAAATGCAGCTGACGGATGAACTGGCTGCGCATTATGATGTCTATTACCAAGTCCATGTACCGGGAATGGGCTGGTTGGACTGGGCCAAGAATGGCGAGACGGCAGGAACACAAGGATACGACTATGACATCAGCGCCGTCCAGATGCAATTGGTCCAAAAAGACGGGCAAGCGCCGGGGAACACGGCAGTCGCCTTCATGAAATATGTACCAAAACCGCCGCCCGCTCCAGTTGCCCCGGCTGTCCCAACCTACCCGACGGGACCCGATTGGACTGTCCAGGATGGCATCTTCCGGACGAACGCCGGCACCAACTATTATGTCGGCTCCAGCTACATCATCATCAGCATCGCCTACCAGCGCGTCTGGGCTTACATCGGCAGCCAGCGGATTGTCGATGCTCCGGTCATAACCGGAAGGCCTTCGATGCCGACGCCAAGAGGGCTGTTCGCGATCCAACCGTATAAGGAATCGCCGAGCGTCCTGATCGGTGAAGATTATGAGTCACCGGTCCAATATTGGATCCCGTTTTTGGGGAATGCTTACGGCTTGCATGACGCCTCTTGGCAAACCCAAGGCTTCGGCGGCGACCTTTATCTGTATGTGGGATCGCACGGCTGCGTCAATACCCCGTACTATGCGGTCCAAACGCTCTACAACACCTATTCCATTGGCACGCCGGTCGTGGTTTATTGA
- a CDS encoding DUF6512 family protein — protein sequence MTEKRTFPSDVFVVRSFIAGIPFILMFGGLSHFAFAWLGKASWAAPFVPVNESVWEHLKMSYWSTFLWFFFIFLFFGKKHCLSPSRWLLAGVVSMLFCPLLIVTGFYTLKGAFGIESLFTDGMLFFIGIISGQLLASRAYRYVEPSRIRIRMAAVLWLLLALAFVLYSFQPPALPLFLDTPTGGYGF from the coding sequence ATGACTGAAAAGAGAACTTTCCCATCCGATGTGTTCGTTGTCCGTTCCTTTATTGCCGGCATCCCGTTCATTCTGATGTTCGGCGGCCTCTCGCACTTCGCATTCGCTTGGCTCGGGAAAGCAAGTTGGGCGGCCCCTTTCGTTCCCGTGAACGAAAGTGTCTGGGAGCATCTGAAAATGAGTTACTGGTCCACCTTCCTGTGGTTTTTCTTCATCTTCCTCTTTTTCGGAAAAAAGCACTGTCTTTCGCCATCCCGCTGGTTGTTGGCTGGGGTCGTGTCCATGCTGTTCTGCCCGCTCCTCATCGTCACCGGATTCTACACGCTCAAAGGCGCTTTCGGCATCGAATCCCTTTTTACTGACGGGATGCTGTTCTTTATCGGCATCATCAGCGGTCAGCTGCTGGCCTCCCGCGCCTACCGTTATGTCGAGCCTAGCCGCATTCGGATCAGAATGGCAGCCGTGCTCTGGCTTCTTCTCGCGCTTGCGTTTGTGCTGTACAGTTTCCAGCCCCCCGCCCTGCCGCTCTTTCTGGATACTCCGACCGGAGGCTACGGATTTTAG
- a CDS encoding ATP synthase subunit I encodes MAIAFLGGVFLGVIFFGGLLLTVKLLVKVSYPAVLMLGSLLLRLAILLGGLYLLKDGSYLNLPLALLGILVGKFLIVSKVKGQKEKHDEMSQEG; translated from the coding sequence ATGGCAATCGCTTTTTTGGGAGGGGTTTTTCTCGGGGTGATCTTCTTTGGAGGCCTGTTGCTGACCGTGAAGCTGCTCGTAAAAGTGAGTTATCCCGCAGTGTTGATGTTGGGAAGCTTGTTGCTGAGACTGGCTATTTTATTGGGAGGATTATACTTGCTGAAAGACGGGAGTTACCTCAATTTGCCGTTGGCTCTTTTGGGTATCCTGGTCGGAAAATTTCTTATCGTGTCGAAAGTGAAGGGTCAAAAGGAAAAACATGATGAAATGAGCCAAGAGGGGTGA